The Anastrepha ludens isolate Willacy chromosome 2, idAnaLude1.1, whole genome shotgun sequence DNA window cacctggacaaagcaggtcaaactgcaactcaaggtaaaagtcgatgacataCCAATACCGACAGTAAAGAACCCTAAAACTTTGGGAGTTATTTTCGATAATTTGCTCTTCTTCTCTGACAGTAAAGAACCCTAAAACTTTGGGagctattttcaataatttgctcttcttctctgcgcacacaaccgcaattgctacTAAAGTCCAAACGACATTCATCAGGATACCATCACcatcttcttaagctcccgatcaccgaatgccgtaatcggcgtccaaccaccacctacagcagatgaagagctccagcttccccgtgagaatcgcgtaacactggcacaatcaTTTTCTGGATAtagtagcaggttaaactccacttatccagaattgagcCCGTCATACCAagcatatgtccggcatgtgaaggcaacccgcacgacactaaccaccttttcacatgcctctCAAAACCCActtatctaacacccctctccttctggacccaacctgtcgaaacagcaagttttctgggcctacctttagatgagttagacgaagacgaccggtgatatacactacactgacagggctacaacaacaacaactaatcgAATGAAAATTGCATCATTTGCGTCAAATTGTCTACTTAATTTAaggttttattcttttttttatattcagacAGCTTTTTATACACAAACAACATGACGCTAGTTTCCATATCTGAAATTTGTGCTTCGGTAAGTGCTGCCTGCTTTATTTTACGGTCTAACAATTTAAACATTAACGTTGTGCTGTCGCCCTCTTCCTCTTTTCTTAAGCCGCACACATTCGAAACAGGTGGGATTGTTGTTTCTACGAAGTTTGTAAACATTGTTTCCACACTCTCCGGATCTATTTCGTCCGGGTCAAGTTCTTTAAATGATTCAGCTTCAATACTTTCATTTTCGGCGCAAATTTCTCCGACTTTTGTTGACTCTTCCATTCCTGAAGATTCATCTGTTGCTTGTGTTGGCACCGGAGAGCCAAAGTCGTCATCATAGTCGAAAGTGTCTCGATTTTTTAGGGATCTAGAACTGAAAgttcaaacaattttcaaatatttattgatacTCAAAGTGATTACTGTTTTTGGTTGAAGAAGGGCGACAAGAAATCCATTTGATTTTTATAACGCCATATTTTCCGCCTTGTGTCCCCCGGATACTGCTTAGAATACAACAAATCGCGCTTTTTACATCGATTGTAACAGTCACGCAAATGCTTCCATTTTTTCTTGCATTCCTCTACTGTCAATTGAACATTCAaattaacatacacacacacatacatattttctaacATTCATGCAATTAGGCTCACCATTCGAGCCACATTTTTGGGCAACTTTTTGCCACAGCTTATCTTTGAACGCCGCGTCTTTGTAATTCAACGCCTGCATGTTGTATAGGCATTCGTACTTTTGCACCTCGGCAATTACCCTTCGTTCAAAActcatatttttgtaaatgcTTCAACTTCCAAACGTAATTACGACGACTGACGACCGACTAcaagattccaaaaattaattcgcTGTCCAAAACTACACCCTTCATCTTCAGTGACAGCTGGCGGAGAGTGATGCCAGATTTTTTCGTGataactgaaaattaaaaaacaaaataagttaaaattgaaatattgtgGGGTGGTTAGATTGTTTACAGGGGCGTCTTTCGATAACCTCATTTCATTGGcgatgtatcaggtcagtctataagttcgtgcgtattttacccataatttcacttttgtacgatttttgcatacaaaaaattattcgcggaatataacggaactatttatattttctttgatataatGTTTCTTTGATATAaagtgagtgtaaggactgcgcaaaagtggttttaaaaactccgaagtggtaactgcgacgtggaggatgccccgtggCTGGtcatcctgaagtctttaactccgacgccttgctcgaactcgtggaagctgagccaaatttgacagtcgttatgatagctcagaggttaaattcatcgcatggaacagttcataggcacctggttcagttgggaaaggtgtcaaagctgggaaaatgggttccgcatagactttttgtcgccaaccttcagcagagagtgaatgtgtgttctcagctgctgtaaCGGCTTgataatgaaagttttttgatccgtatcgttactggtgatgaaaaatgggtcctttaaaataatcctgttcgcaaacgccaatggttagataaagatgaaacaccagaaccgccCCTAGAGATggtcttcaccccaagaagattcttctgtcgatttggtgggatatggccggtattgtttactatgaacttctggaaccaaaccagacgataactgctgattattattcccatcagctatcaaacctgaatgaggcacttaacaaaaatcgaccgtctttagtaaATAGAcgtaaagttttgtttcaccacgcaagacctcataccgcaaggcaaacattaggcaagctgaacgagctcggatgggagctaatgccgcaaccaccatactctccggatattacaccttgtgattatcccctttcccgtggacttcaatcccatatgagtaacaagaactactcctcaaaagaagctataaaaagggatatcgaagcgtattttggctccaaggacaaaccattttttgagcagggaattaaaaatttgcctaaacgttaggAAGCCATTGTAAATaacgaaggaaaatatattattgattaataaatactttaaacatcgtttttactaattttaaaaccagctttaaaaacgcacgaacttatggactgacctgatattataaaatattgggctggggaataagttcgtagcgtttttaccaaagagttttttttttacaaaaaaaaaacagtaattaaatatatcaataagttaatcatttatataatatattcgctGTTGCTGTTACAacttcttcccacctctcgactaaTTTGTTGATgctgttccgccaaaaatcgcctggcctggtgtcaaagaagctgTTGAGccgccagtttttaaggaccgctttgttatcgaaggtttGACAGGGAACGGAAAAGAGGGTAATCGGTCGGGGCAAGctctggagaatacggcggatgctgaaagaTCTTCCATtggagctcttggagtgcggctttgatgacttgtgcaacatggtccctggcgttgtcgtgaaggagtatggtttaacCATGTCGAAGacgtattttcagtcgaatagcctcattcacgcggtgtagctggacaATGTAGAGCCCTTGTTGACCTTTCGAGCACTTCCCATTGCACAATGCCCTCCCAGTCGCACCAAActcatatcatgatcttctttggatgaagattcgGTTTGGCTCTCTGCTTTGGCGtatatttctttgcttcatattgatgtatgcgCACCATTTCTCATCGTCTGTGACGATTCGGTGCAAaaggcgctgtttatgaccgcgtattgctcgatggcgggcgagatgatGAGAAACAAttcgaaggcgactttctttgtttttttcgttgagcttgtgaggcacccaggctcacaatttttagataaatcccattgaatgaagttgattgagaatcgttttatgatcgcagttaattttttccgccaattcacgactggtttggcaaccgttctccttcaaaagtgatttgagatgtTCTTTATCGAATTCAAAAGGCCTTCCGCCGCGGGGCGTGTCATCGACGtgaaagtcgccatttttgaacttagcAAACCATtgccgtgctgtagactcgtctATGACACCTTCCCAaaacacgtcgcaaatgtcccgggctgcttcggcaactTTTTcccctcgatgaaaagcaaaggagagtaggtgtcgaaaatgttgatttttgcctccgaATATTCCACTTCTGAGcctcaaaagtaataaaaaattaaataactcacgAATACAATTAAcaaagttttgtagagcagaaagagttctctcgaatgaatacttaccctta harbors:
- the LOC128859655 gene encoding uncharacterized protein LOC128859655 isoform X3, producing the protein MWLECSRSLKNRDTFDYDDDFGSPVPTQATDESSGMEESTKVGEICAENESIEAESFKELDPDEIDPESVETMFTNFVETTIPPVSNVCGLRKEEEGDSTTLMFKLLDRKIKQAALTEAQISDMETSVMLFVYKKLSEYKKKNKTLN
- the LOC128859655 gene encoding transcription factor Adf-1-like isoform X1, with product MSFERRVIAEVQKYECLYNMQALNYKDAAFKDKLWQKVAQKCGSNVEECKKKWKHLRDCYNRCKKRDLLYSKQYPGDTRRKIWRYKNQMDFLSPFFNQKHSRSLKNRDTFDYDDDFGSPVPTQATDESSGMEESTKVGEICAENESIEAESFKELDPDEIDPESVETMFTNFVETTIPPVSNVCGLRKEEEGDSTTLMFKLLDRKIKQAALTEAQISDMETSVMLFVYKKLSEYKKKNKTLN
- the LOC128859655 gene encoding transcription factor Adf-1-like isoform X2, coding for MSFERRVIAEVQKYECLYNMQALNYKDAAFKDKLWQKVAQKCGSNVEECKKKWKHLRDCYNRCKKRDLLYSKQYPGDTRRKIWRYKNQMDFLSPFFNQKQSLKNRDTFDYDDDFGSPVPTQATDESSGMEESTKVGEICAENESIEAESFKELDPDEIDPESVETMFTNFVETTIPPVSNVCGLRKEEEGDSTTLMFKLLDRKIKQAALTEAQISDMETSVMLFVYKKLSEYKKKNKTLN